One Nocardia farcinica genomic region harbors:
- a CDS encoding glucose 1-dehydrogenase, giving the protein MTVALVTGGSRGIGRAIATRLAADGAAVVVNYRRNAAAASQVVTQIERAGGRALAVAADVADPPHLRGLFEATERTFGGLDVLVVNAGVAHFAPIAETTDADFDELFAVNTRATFHALREAANRLRDGGRIVVISSGAVATARPGSGAYAASKAAVDQLVRTAASELGPRGITVNSVLPGAIRTDALVTTRDPAALDQVAAQTPLRRIGEPDDIAAIVAFLTSPDARWITGQRIHAGGGLF; this is encoded by the coding sequence ATGACCGTCGCCCTCGTCACCGGCGGCTCGCGGGGTATCGGCCGCGCCATCGCCACTCGTCTCGCCGCTGACGGCGCGGCCGTGGTGGTCAACTATCGCCGAAACGCCGCGGCGGCATCGCAAGTCGTCACCCAGATCGAGCGAGCGGGCGGCCGGGCGCTGGCCGTTGCCGCCGACGTGGCCGATCCCCCGCACCTGCGGGGACTATTCGAGGCCACCGAGCGAACCTTCGGCGGCCTCGACGTCCTCGTCGTCAACGCGGGCGTGGCCCACTTCGCACCCATCGCCGAAACCACCGACGCCGACTTCGACGAACTCTTCGCGGTCAACACCCGAGCCACCTTCCACGCCCTGCGCGAGGCCGCAAACCGCCTGCGCGACGGCGGCCGCATAGTAGTGATCTCCAGCGGCGCGGTCGCCACCGCCCGCCCCGGCTCGGGCGCGTACGCCGCCAGCAAGGCCGCCGTCGACCAGCTCGTCCGGACGGCCGCATCCGAACTCGGCCCGCGCGGCATCACCGTCAACAGCGTCCTCCCCGGCGCGATCCGCACCGACGCCCTCGTCACGACCCGAGACCCCGCCGCCCTCGACCAGGTAGCCGCCCAAACCCCCCTCCGCAGAATCGGCGAACCCGACGACATCGCCGCCATCGTCGCCTTCCTCACCTCCCCCGACGCCCGCTGGATCACCGGCCAACGCATCCACGCGGGCGGCGGCCTCTTCTAA
- a CDS encoding type II toxin-antitoxin system VapC family toxin: protein MIILDTNVISEPTTKAPDERVMAWLDAQVSETLYLSAVTVGELRYGIATMPSGRRRDEFTDWLENHTLPAFTGRILAYDLNATTEYARLMSQARAQGLAIAVADGMIAATAAAAGFAVATRDRSPFEAADVPTIDPWH, encoded by the coding sequence GTGATCATCCTCGACACCAACGTCATCAGCGAACCCACCACCAAGGCCCCCGACGAACGGGTCATGGCATGGCTCGACGCCCAAGTCAGCGAAACCCTGTACCTGTCGGCCGTCACCGTCGGCGAACTCCGCTACGGCATCGCGACCATGCCTAGCGGGCGCCGCCGCGACGAGTTCACCGACTGGCTGGAGAACCACACCCTGCCCGCGTTCACCGGCCGCATCCTGGCCTACGACCTGAATGCCACCACGGAATACGCCCGCCTGATGTCGCAGGCCCGCGCTCAGGGGCTCGCAATCGCCGTCGCCGACGGCATGATCGCCGCCACCGCGGCCGCCGCAGGCTTCGCCGTCGCCACCCGCGACCGGTCACCGTTCGAGGCAGCCGATGTGCCCACTATCGACCCCTGGCACTAG
- a CDS encoding FitA-like ribbon-helix-helix domain-containing protein, which translates to MKNVTIRNLSDEVHRAIRQRAAANERSIEAEMRAILTEAVKPTERTKIGTLLAGVISEESRLTDDERDIYFGRDQTPHEPMVFGQ; encoded by the coding sequence ATGAAGAACGTGACGATCCGGAATCTGAGCGACGAAGTACACCGCGCCATCCGCCAACGCGCGGCCGCCAACGAACGCAGCATCGAAGCCGAGATGCGCGCCATCCTCACCGAAGCGGTCAAACCGACCGAGCGGACCAAGATCGGCACACTCCTCGCAGGCGTCATCAGCGAAGAGAGCCGGCTCACCGACGATGAACGCGACATCTACTTCGGCCGCGACCAGACCCCGCACGAGCCGATGGTGTTCGGCCAGTGA
- a CDS encoding LysE family translocator, protein MPSVEALITFALASLILIAIPGPSVLFVIGRSLSLGRRGGLWSVVGNELGGLIPITAVAFGVGSIVAQSVALFTIVKILGASYLAYLGVQAIRHRKDGLGKSAAVTPRGVSSPTVLRQGFIVGATNPKTIVFFVAALPQFVDFHAGAVPVQMLVLGVVFTVIAFLCDATWALIAGSARTWFARSPRRLAAVRASGGGMMIGLGGTLLLAESKA, encoded by the coding sequence GTGCCGTCCGTCGAAGCCCTCATCACCTTCGCCCTCGCCTCGCTGATCCTCATCGCCATCCCCGGGCCCAGCGTGCTCTTCGTGATCGGTCGTTCCCTGTCCCTCGGGCGGCGCGGCGGGCTGTGGAGCGTCGTCGGCAACGAGTTGGGCGGGCTGATCCCCATCACCGCCGTGGCCTTCGGCGTCGGCTCGATCGTCGCGCAGTCCGTCGCCCTGTTCACCATCGTCAAGATCCTCGGCGCGTCGTATCTCGCCTACCTCGGCGTGCAGGCCATCCGGCATCGGAAAGACGGGCTGGGCAAGAGCGCCGCCGTCACGCCCCGAGGCGTCTCCTCGCCCACGGTGCTCCGCCAAGGGTTCATCGTGGGAGCGACCAATCCGAAGACGATCGTGTTCTTCGTCGCGGCACTGCCCCAGTTCGTCGACTTCCATGCCGGGGCCGTCCCGGTGCAGATGCTCGTGCTCGGCGTCGTCTTCACGGTGATCGCCTTCCTGTGCGATGCCACCTGGGCGTTGATCGCCGGCTCGGCACGGACGTGGTTCGCCCGCTCGCCACGACGGCTCGCGGCGGTGCGGGCGAGCGGAGGCGGCATGATGATCGGCCTGGGCGGGACACTCCTGCTCGCCGAGAGCAAGGCCTGA
- a CDS encoding MFS transporter, translating into MAVSGDRPRGVLLPLALAQFICSFAGSNMNVMITDISDDLNTTVHGVQLTITLFLLVMAALMIPGGKLTDRYGRKRCFVTGLAVYGVGALVCALAPSLGVLILGNSILEGIGTAMLIPPVYILATLLFTDSDARARAFGTIMALGGVGAAAGPLIGGFITDTLSWRAAFVFQAAVVLVIIVSSRRILDPLPPDPARPFDARGAVLSAAGLILLVAGILAADDSLFLALALSIGGALALTVFFVTARATERAGREPLLSTRLFGNRTANLGLITQNIQWLVLMGTSFVVSAYLQVVRGYNAIQTGVIFTAATAGLLATSLSAAWLARRRTRRALIIIGFATTIAGIAVLLALAGRSVNPWGFAPGLLLIGVGLGTMLTPSVDIVQSAFSDSLQGEISGLSRSISNLGSCLGTAIAGTILVAGLTTHAYAAAMIALAVAAAAGLIAAMFLPRSRSTTRAGSRSG; encoded by the coding sequence ATGGCGGTGTCCGGCGATCGTCCGCGCGGGGTCCTGCTGCCCTTGGCGCTGGCACAGTTCATCTGCAGCTTCGCCGGCTCCAACATGAACGTGATGATCACCGACATCAGCGACGACCTGAACACCACCGTCCACGGTGTACAGCTCACCATCACCCTTTTCCTGTTGGTGATGGCCGCGCTGATGATCCCCGGCGGCAAGCTGACCGACCGCTACGGCCGAAAACGCTGCTTCGTCACCGGTCTCGCGGTGTACGGCGTCGGCGCGCTCGTCTGTGCGCTCGCGCCATCGCTCGGTGTGCTGATACTGGGCAACTCGATTCTCGAAGGGATCGGCACCGCGATGCTGATCCCACCGGTCTACATCCTCGCCACCCTGCTGTTCACCGATTCCGACGCACGGGCACGGGCTTTCGGCACAATCATGGCGCTCGGCGGGGTCGGGGCAGCCGCCGGCCCGCTGATCGGCGGTTTCATCACAGACACCCTGAGCTGGCGCGCCGCCTTCGTGTTCCAAGCCGCGGTCGTCCTCGTCATCATCGTGTCCAGCCGGCGGATCCTCGACCCGCTACCGCCGGACCCGGCCCGGCCATTCGACGCCCGCGGGGCAGTCCTGTCGGCAGCCGGCCTGATCCTGCTCGTCGCGGGCATCCTCGCCGCCGACGACAGTCTCTTCCTGGCACTCGCGCTCAGCATCGGCGGCGCGCTGGCACTCACGGTCTTCTTCGTCACCGCGCGGGCAACCGAACGTGCCGGTCGCGAACCCCTGCTCTCCACACGCCTGTTCGGCAATCGCACAGCCAATCTCGGGTTGATCACCCAGAACATCCAGTGGTTGGTACTCATGGGCACCTCGTTCGTGGTCTCGGCATACCTCCAGGTCGTCCGCGGCTACAACGCCATCCAAACCGGCGTCATCTTCACCGCCGCCACCGCCGGGCTCCTCGCCACCTCGCTGTCGGCCGCGTGGCTGGCCCGGCGGCGGACCCGTCGCGCCCTGATCATCATCGGCTTCGCCACCACCATCGCCGGCATCGCGGTCCTCCTCGCCCTGGCGGGCCGCTCGGTCAACCCATGGGGATTCGCCCCCGGCCTCCTGCTGATCGGAGTCGGGCTCGGCACCATGCTCACGCCCTCGGTCGACATCGTCCAATCCGCGTTCAGCGACAGCCTGCAAGGCGAGATCTCGGGACTGTCCCGCAGCATCTCCAACCTCGGCTCCTGCCTGGGCACCGCCATCGCCGGGACCATCCTGGTCGCCGGCCTGACCACCCACGCATATGCCGCCGCCATGATCGCTCTGGCCGTGGCCGCCGCCGCCGGCCTCATCGCGGCCATGTTCCTGCCCCGCAGCCGAAGCACCACGCGAGCCGGTAGCCGCAGCGGGTGA
- a CDS encoding glycoside hydrolase family 15 protein yields MNAYPPIAEHGIIGDLQTAALVSSTGTIDWWCSPRFDSPSLFASLLDAERGGYCRIAADTGKDDTRARQLYLSDTAVLITRFMAPDGVGEVIDFMDPLQEPVATDRHRLVRIVRVVRGSLPFGFTCRPRFDYARAAHTLTTPTPDRAVFHSADLDLHVQASDPISLRRDGNDLSATFTLEAGQTAVLVLTTTASGGAVSDLPARDEVLAGFEACREFWQTWLRSCTYRGRWQDMVKRSAITLKLLTYAPTGAPVAALTMGLPEQVGGERNWDYRYTWVRDASLSVRALIDLGFTEEAAGFRRWLRDRVDAGATASGEPLQIMYRIDGAPHLDEEVLTHFEGYQGSAPVRVGNAAADQIQLDIYGEAADALAQTTDIGSVSGWRAFAGLLDWLADNWDRPDEGIWETRGGRKNFTYSRLMTWVAFDRGIRLATEHARPADLTRWTRERDAVFTQIMDRGWSPGRQAFVQHFDSEVLDAALLLMPKMGFLAPHDPDWRSTLDAMDSELVSDSLVYRYDPAASPDGLRGAEGTFNLCSFLYVEALAAAGRVGQARYAFDKMLTYANHVGLFAEEIGPSGEQLGNFPQAFTHLALVGAAMALDARLDDAESTPMTAT; encoded by the coding sequence ATGAACGCTTACCCACCGATCGCCGAGCACGGGATCATCGGCGATCTGCAAACCGCGGCATTGGTCTCGTCGACGGGCACGATCGACTGGTGGTGCAGTCCACGTTTCGATTCACCGAGCCTGTTCGCTTCGCTGCTGGATGCCGAGCGCGGCGGATACTGTCGAATCGCCGCCGACACCGGCAAAGACGACACTCGGGCGCGGCAACTGTATCTATCGGATACCGCGGTGCTGATCACCCGCTTCATGGCGCCGGACGGCGTGGGCGAGGTCATCGATTTCATGGACCCTCTCCAAGAGCCGGTGGCAACCGATCGGCATCGGCTCGTGCGGATCGTACGAGTGGTACGGGGGTCGCTGCCGTTCGGGTTCACCTGCCGGCCGCGCTTCGACTACGCCCGCGCCGCACACACGCTCACCACGCCCACACCGGATCGCGCCGTATTCCACAGCGCTGATCTCGATCTGCACGTGCAAGCCAGCGACCCGATATCACTGCGTCGCGACGGCAACGACCTCTCCGCGACGTTCACCCTCGAGGCGGGACAGACGGCGGTGCTGGTGCTGACCACCACCGCCTCCGGTGGTGCCGTGAGCGACCTGCCGGCACGGGACGAGGTGCTGGCCGGGTTCGAGGCGTGCCGGGAATTCTGGCAGACCTGGCTGCGGTCGTGTACCTACCGGGGACGGTGGCAGGACATGGTGAAACGCTCCGCGATCACCTTGAAACTGCTGACCTACGCGCCCACCGGAGCGCCGGTCGCGGCCTTGACGATGGGGTTGCCGGAACAGGTCGGTGGTGAACGGAACTGGGACTATCGATATACCTGGGTGCGGGATGCTTCGCTGTCGGTGCGCGCCCTGATCGACCTGGGATTCACCGAGGAGGCCGCCGGTTTCCGGCGCTGGTTACGCGATCGTGTTGATGCCGGTGCGACCGCCTCCGGGGAACCGTTGCAGATCATGTACCGCATCGATGGTGCACCCCACCTCGACGAAGAGGTCCTCACCCATTTCGAGGGCTACCAGGGTTCGGCGCCGGTGCGAGTGGGCAACGCCGCCGCCGATCAGATCCAGCTCGATATCTACGGCGAGGCCGCCGACGCGCTGGCGCAGACCACCGATATCGGCAGCGTCAGCGGCTGGCGAGCGTTCGCCGGGCTCCTGGACTGGCTCGCGGACAACTGGGACCGCCCCGACGAAGGGATCTGGGAAACCCGCGGCGGCCGAAAGAACTTCACCTACAGCCGGTTGATGACCTGGGTGGCGTTCGACCGCGGAATACGGCTGGCCACCGAACACGCGCGACCGGCCGACCTGACTCGGTGGACCCGCGAACGCGACGCGGTGTTCACCCAGATCATGGACCGTGGCTGGAGTCCGGGACGGCAGGCATTCGTTCAGCACTTCGACTCCGAAGTCCTCGACGCCGCCCTGCTGCTCATGCCGAAGATGGGTTTTCTGGCGCCGCACGACCCGGACTGGCGAAGCACCCTCGACGCGATGGACAGCGAGCTGGTCAGCGACAGTCTCGTGTACCGCTACGATCCGGCCGCCTCACCCGACGGGCTCCGCGGGGCCGAGGGCACGTTCAACCTGTGCAGCTTCCTGTATGTCGAGGCGCTCGCTGCCGCCGGCCGGGTCGGCCAAGCCCGCTACGCCTTCGACAAGATGCTCACCTACGCCAACCACGTGGGCTTGTTCGCCGAAGAGATCGGGCCTTCCGGTGAGCAGCTGGGCAACTTCCCGCAGGCCTTCACCCATTTGGCGCTGGTCGGCGCCGCCATGGCGTTGGACGCGCGGCTCGACGACGCCGAGTCCACACCGATGACCGCGACCTGA
- a CDS encoding TetR/AcrR family transcriptional regulator, whose translation MTDITEPRGDSTRARLLEAAVEAFAEKGFNGTTTRDIAGAAGMSPAAVYVHHKSKEELLYLISRAGHDETLELIRKAAASSSDPATALRTVIYDFAVHHARAHTSARIVNYELNSLSPEHLNEIRAIRQQIDQTMRDLVQRGIEQGVFDIPDARIASTALLSLGIDIARWYRDAGHWTPEDIATAYAEMALRIVGAA comes from the coding sequence ATGACCGACATCACCGAACCCCGCGGCGATTCGACCCGCGCACGCCTGCTGGAAGCCGCCGTCGAGGCATTCGCCGAGAAGGGCTTCAACGGGACGACGACGCGCGATATCGCCGGAGCCGCCGGCATGAGCCCGGCCGCGGTGTATGTGCATCACAAATCCAAGGAAGAGCTGCTCTACCTGATCTCGCGAGCGGGCCACGACGAGACACTCGAGCTGATCAGGAAAGCGGCCGCCTCGTCCAGCGATCCGGCGACCGCGTTGCGCACCGTGATCTACGATTTCGCGGTCCATCACGCCCGCGCGCACACCAGCGCCCGGATCGTCAACTACGAGCTGAACTCACTGAGCCCCGAGCACCTGAACGAGATCCGGGCCATCCGCCAGCAGATCGACCAGACCATGCGCGACCTGGTGCAGCGCGGGATCGAGCAGGGCGTCTTCGACATCCCCGACGCGCGCATCGCATCCACCGCCCTGCTCTCCCTCGGCATCGACATCGCCCGCTGGTACCGCGACGCGGGCCACTGGACCCCGGAGGACATCGCCACGGCCTATGCCGAGATGGCATTACGCATCGTCGGCGCGGCCTGA